A stretch of Rhododendron vialii isolate Sample 1 chromosome 4a, ASM3025357v1 DNA encodes these proteins:
- the LOC131324060 gene encoding pectinesterase inhibitor-like, which translates to MAYALRLFFLLLVFWLSISTVRTIDLVDGVCAETSNPSFCKATLRSDSRSATANLTGFGDVAIELTVRNSIAALTKINRLKGQTKDVELKKRLDGNYIILQINQCDRVFLIPPSYPSPITFENKKTSLLGGIIRTIARILVV; encoded by the exons ATGGCCTATGCTCTTCGTCTTTTCTTCTTGTTACTTGTATTCTGGTTGAGTATCTCAACTGTACGAACAATAGATCTAGTCGATGGTGTATGTGCAGAAACTAGTAATCCTAGTTTTTGTAAGGCTACTTTGAGGTCTGATAGTCGATCTGCCACAGCAAATCTTACCGGATTTGGAGACGTCGCAATTGAACTCACGGTCAGAAACTCCATAGCTGCCCTTACCAAGATCAACAGGCTAAAGGGGCAAACAAAAGATGTTGAGCTCAAGAAGCGTCTCGATG GAAATTACATAATACTCCAGATCAATCAGTGTGATAGGGTGTTCTTAATCCCGCCGTCTTACCCAAGCCCAATCACATTCGAGAATAAAAAAACTTCACTTCTTGGGGGTATAATTAGGACTATTGCTCGTATTCTTGTCGTCTAA